Genomic window (Sediminispirochaeta smaragdinae DSM 11293):
CCTACGGGATTAGTTACCTCAAAGTAAATGCTGTTGCTCTCCCCTCGGTCTGTTGTTACCACAACCCCTCCGGGGGATGCCCCATCTGGTACCCTGACCCGGAGTTCCTGATCATTCCAGGAAAGATAATCAAAATCGATGGAAGAGCAGGCAATAGTGGTATCGGTACGTTCCTCTTCCCGCTTCTCATTCTCGGCACCGCTAAAAAACTGAAAAAGGACCTCTCCTTCCTGCCTCTCAAAACCGAAATTCATGCCGCGGATGGTAATTTCTGTTCCCACCGGTCCGGTTTCCGGTGAAATGGAATCGATATAGGGAACTCCAGGTTCTACCGGCCCCTCAAGGACAAGAGGAATATGGCTCTTGTTGGTAAAAAGCAAACCATTACTAGCGCCCTTATCATTCTTTACAAAAACTCGTCCCGAACCTACATCTTCCGGAATAATCAGAATGATCTGATTCTCACTCCAGCTTTTGTAGGCAGAACGAGTGGGACGTATTCCCGCAATGATCACCTCGCTGTCCCGGTCGAAGTTCCCGAAATGGGATCCTGAAATGGTCAGCAGGGCCCCAGGAAGAGCTGCAGCAGGTTCGATGCTCTCTATTGCCGGTTTTACGGAGCTATGTAGATAGACCTGAAGAAAAAGGGCTATCAGAGCCAGCAAAAATACAACGGGAAGCAATGCAGAATGAAAAATCAAGTGGTGTGCGCTTTTTTTGAAGTTCATGGTGTATAAGGTACTACGCTAATCTCCAATTGTATGGTGTATATATTCTGTTTTTGATCCATGGCCCTGCCCAACGGGAAAAAAATAACCGGTTCTCCGGGTCTTACGGGCAGGCTCTTCATTGTGCTGTAATATCTTACCCCGGATGATGCCTCTGACTGGGCCCAAACCTCTCCCTTTGCCACGAGCAAAATGGTCCTGTCCTCGTTCATGTAAGGGATAATATCGGCAAAGATAATAACATTTTCCCCGGTCAGTTTCACCTGTACCGCCCGACCGCTGATGGTAACCTTTTTACTTTCGGTATGCCACACATTCTTGTTGTTTGGTTCGCTCACGCTGGCGGCAATATAAACGGAAAGGGCATTTTCCTGGAGGTAATGAAGCAACTCCCCCGGCCCCTCAGGACCGGGAGCCTGATTTTCCTGTGCAAAACCTGGTACAAGGAACGATAGCATCGACAGAATGACAAGGTTCAGAGTCGTTACCCTGGCAACCATCACCTTGATTCGCCCCCTCTATAATCAGCAGCCCTCAGCAACTGAGGTTCTCCATGAACGGTAAAATTCGATTTCCGAGGAAGTTCTATCCTGACTTCAATAGACCCACCGCTGTTTTCAAGCAAATCGAAGATCTGCTGTACATTTGGGTTTTCAGACATGGAAGACGCAGACGATGATGTCAATGTTTCAAGTCCCTGAGAATAGCCCTTTTCATCGGCAATTGGCATGCCCACTTCTCCGGTCCCGGAGGGCGTAATCCCCCGAATAAAAATAAAGCCCGAAAGAAAAACCAGACAAAGCAGGGCCGCCATAGCCATCGGAGCGGGAATAGAAAAGCGCCTGTTCCAGAATCCCCGCTCGGAACCGGGCAACAGGAGGTGATCCAAACGAGCGGCAACCCTCCTCTCTATCCTATCGATTACCTCGGGGCGAGGCTCGGCGGCAGAAAGATCGGCCGAAAGCTTTTGAAGGCGAGAAACTCGTAAACGGCACTGCTCACACTGTGCTATATGAGCCTCGACCTTCTCTTTCCAATGGGCGTCAAGCTCACCATCAACATAAGAAGATAGAATCTGATCATCAACGCACATCAACATCTTCCCCCTGAATCAGTGTCTCCAGCTGCAAACGGGCACGATGTACCCGAACCTTTACATTTCCTTCACTTATCCGCAGGACCCTTCCGATTTCCTGGTAATTCAGACCCGCATACTCCTTCAAAATCAACACTGACCGGTATTTTTCCGGCAGCTGTTCCAGTGCTTCTTGTACGATTCGTACCGTTTCCTTTTCAATGAGCAGATCCTCGCCTGAAGCCTCTATCCTCTCCGGTTCTTGTTTGATTTTATCCATGGCCCGATACTCGGTAACCTTTCGCTTCCGATAATTGAAGGAAAGATTCTTCACCACCCGGATCAGCCAATATAGAGCCTGATCTTCAGAG
Coding sequences:
- a CDS encoding anti-sigma factor family protein — its product is MCVDDQILSSYVDGELDAHWKEKVEAHIAQCEQCRLRVSRLQKLSADLSAAEPRPEVIDRIERRVAARLDHLLLPGSERGFWNRRFSIPAPMAMAALLCLVFLSGFIFIRGITPSGTGEVGMPIADEKGYSQGLETLTSSSASSMSENPNVQQIFDLLENSGGSIEVRIELPRKSNFTVHGEPQLLRAADYRGGESR
- a CDS encoding RNA polymerase sigma factor, which gives rise to MSVPEKGGDSFRKFYTKSFSTLLKVAYHITLDMDAAEDICQEAFIRFYNRPFSFPSEDQALYWLIRVVKNLSFNYRKRKVTEYRAMDKIKQEPERIEASGEDLLIEKETVRIVQEALEQLPEKYRSVLILKEYAGLNYQEIGRVLRISEGNVKVRVHRARLQLETLIQGEDVDVR